The following DNA comes from Legionella sp. PATHC032.
GTCTATGGTGCCCGCCCCCTAAAACGTACTATTCAACAAAAATTAGAGAATCCACTCGCACAATCATTGTTGACTGGAAAATTCAAATCAGGTGAAACTATTATTGTGTCTTATAAAGATGGAGTAATGGCATTCTCCAAGCAATGATTAAGCTTATCATTAGATAAGCGTACTGGAGTCCTTATCCAGGACTCCAATATGATGAGGCAATGTTTCAAGAACAAGCTGGCTAAACACATCAAACAAATAAGGAAGTAGTGCGAGTCTCTGCATTATCTTCCTGAGCTTTTTTTACTGCTTGAACTTTTTTAGCTAAAGCCAACTCCGTTTGAAGAATGAATGTATTCATTGGCCCTTTTCCACCAAAAAAATCAAAATTAAGCTCAACTTTAGGAGTAGCTTCAAAATAGGTTTTAAGAAGCCTAATTGCATCAAGCATATCCTTATCTGTCAGCTCATTGGGATTTATTTCTACCCCCAGAGCCTGGTGAATACAAAACCGCAATTGCTCCTTTACGCCCTCGTTTTGTAATAACAAACAAAAACCACCCAAAACCCGATATCTTGCAAGACTGTTATTACAATTTTTCATTGCTTCAATAAACGAACCACAATCCATCGTGCTAAAATTTTCCTGAATATGTCCAGTATACAATAAGTCTATAATTTTCTCTTGTAGAACATTCGATTCAATTTGAGCCTTTATTTGCTCTTCCATCAATTCTGAAGATAGAGTTTTAAAATCGGAACAAGTTTTTGGCAGGATTTTGCCTAAATGAATCAAAGCCTCTTCGATTTGGCGTTGCTCTTCTTCAATTTGTTTTACCAAAGATTGAATGAAACTTATGGCTTTGAATTGGTTTAAAACAACAGGGTTACGTCTTTTATGTTCATCAATAATTTCTTGTAAATAGGTTTCAAAGTTCTTGTCTGCTGCAAAATGAGGATAGCTTTTATAGCGTGGCATTTTCACCTCATCCTTCTCTACAATCAATTGCATATTATCACGAAATGTTTCTAATGCAGTTACAATCGTTGTTACATCAAGAATTTTCAAATCATTTATTTTATAATTTTTCTCCATCACCTCAGGTAAACCTAAAGCGAGTCTTATTGATTGAAACAATCGACAATCTTTTACATCAGATGGCGCTTTGTATTTAAAAAAAAATGACGGGACAGGAATGTATGAATTAAAAGTATCATACTCCTTAATCAATCTAAAATAGCGATGAAGCAAAGCACCTAACAAAAACAGAATGGCTTGCTTATTTTTTTCCTCATTATTTTCTTTTAAAACTTCACGCAATTCATTACTTAATTGTTTAAAAACATCTCTGGCTGTTTCTCTATCTGTTTTGCAAATCACAACCTTATGGGTTCGAGCTAATAATGTTTCCAGAGTATTTCTAATTATTTCACTACTCGATACCACTTCAGATACAGGAGGATCAGTAATAATTTTATACCTGCCTAATAAGGTAGAGAATACTGCCTCTAAGTTACGAGTATTTACACTTAATATTTTGAACTCGGGCGGAGTAAAAGTCATAGTGTCTCCTGTCTAAAACACGCTATTAAGTCCTAAATTACGCATAATTCCTTTATAAATATCATAGAATGAAGTTTCCTGTTTCTCCCTGGAAAGACGTAAGGTATGAATATCTGCTTGCACCGTTTTACCTAAACGGCGAATTAAGTTGTCATAAATTCGTTCATTACGATTTTGATAGGCAAATGAACAATATTGACTTAAAGCCTCCAAACTGGCATCAAATAAAGTATCACTCATTTTTTGCGGGGAACTCACTTGCAAATCTCTTTGAAATAGCTCAACCAAAGTGCTATTCATTAAATTCGAAACAGTAGAACTATAATGTGACCACATCATTAAATAAATTCCAGCCAGCACCTTTTTTTTGAATTCGTTAATATTTTTTGGGGTTACAGCAGAATATCTTGAGACACCCTTAAGATAAGCGAGTAAGTCATCATCATTCTCGCTGTCCAGGCTATAAGCAACCAATTTAATCGTATGAGTATCTTCAATGGCAGCTGAATTGGGTAATATCACTGAAAAAAAACAAAAACATCCTAAGGATGGTATGCTGCGCCTCTTTAACTGATCTGTTAATTTCAATGCATTTTGCTGAAATTCGGCAAACTCTAGCATGGTTTCCCTCCCACAAGGGCCCACCCGCAAGAACCGCAGCGAGTAACACACCTCTGATGATCAAGACTCTTTTAATTTTTATATCAACCTACACATAATATTGCAACTATTAATTTAACTATTTGCTAACAAATATTTCAAATCGCCAATTTTATTTGGGCGTAGAAAATAAATATATTTTTCCGTAGGTTATTCTAAACTCAAGACATATATATTACTGTGCTGATCTTTTTATGTTGGGGCTCTGCGAACAATGGAACACTATTCTCATTCCACTTGTTCCTTAATACCATGATATGGTCTCAAAACGACTCTGGACAAGA
Coding sequences within:
- a CDS encoding lpg1752 family Dot/Icm T4SS effector; its protein translation is MRFLRVGPCGRETMLEFAEFQQNALKLTDQLKRRSIPSLGCFCFFSVILPNSAAIEDTHTIKLVAYSLDSENDDDLLAYLKGVSRYSAVTPKNINEFKKKVLAGIYLMMWSHYSSTVSNLMNSTLVELFQRDLQVSSPQKMSDTLFDASLEALSQYCSFAYQNRNERIYDNLIRRLGKTVQADIHTLRLSREKQETSFYDIYKGIMRNLGLNSVF
- a CDS encoding type IV secretion protein Dot, coding for MTFTPPEFKILSVNTRNLEAVFSTLLGRYKIITDPPVSEVVSSSEIIRNTLETLLARTHKVVICKTDRETARDVFKQLSNELREVLKENNEEKNKQAILFLLGALLHRYFRLIKEYDTFNSYIPVPSFFFKYKAPSDVKDCRLFQSIRLALGLPEVMEKNYKINDLKILDVTTIVTALETFRDNMQLIVEKDEVKMPRYKSYPHFAADKNFETYLQEIIDEHKRRNPVVLNQFKAISFIQSLVKQIEEEQRQIEEALIHLGKILPKTCSDFKTLSSELMEEQIKAQIESNVLQEKIIDLLYTGHIQENFSTMDCGSFIEAMKNCNNSLARYRVLGGFCLLLQNEGVKEQLRFCIHQALGVEINPNELTDKDMLDAIRLLKTYFEATPKVELNFDFFGGKGPMNTFILQTELALAKKVQAVKKAQEDNAETRTTSLFV